Within Streptomyces albofaciens JCM 4342, the genomic segment TCCGGGCCTCCATCGCCTCGTCACCCGGGAACTCGGGCTCGGCGGCGGTCGGGATGGTGTTGACGTAGTCGGTTTCCAGCGGCGCGAGGCCCGGGGCACCGGTGTGCTCCACGGCACGGCGCATCAGGTAGGCGGCGCGGTGCGGGCCGGCCGCCTTCGTGACGGCGTCCAGGGACTCGCGCCACTCGGCCGTCTCCTCCGGGTCGCGGTCCGGGACCTGGTCGAGCTGGCTGTACGGCATGCGCACGGGATCGGGCATGGGTGGCCCCTTTCCGGACGAAGGAGGTGAGGTGCGATGGGTGCTTGGCAGGCAGGGGTGTCGCGCCCCACCGACGACGATACGCCTCTGATCGATGATCGATCAACGCAAGTTGAAGGAAAAACCGCAGGTCGGCACCGGGTGCCAGCCTTTTAGGCACGGGGTGCCAGGTCACCTGCGGCTCAGAATCCAAGGCGATATGGCCGCGGACCTGCGGATTCAGGTCCGTGGCGGACGCCTGAGGACCTGAATCATCACACCCGTGGCGCGCAGCTCAGCACATGCGTCTTCAGCAGCTCGCCGATCCTCGGGTCGCGCCGCCGGAACGCGTCCACGATCTCCTGGTGGTCGCGCGCGTGGGAGCGCGGCTCCGGGCTGAACCAGCGGATGGAGAGCGTGGTCCACACCTCGACGCCCAGCGACTCCCAGGTGTGCAGCAGGACCGCGTTGCGGGCGGCCCGCACGATCTCCCGGTGGAAGGCGACCGTGTGCCGCACCTGCGCCTCGCCGTCGCCGTGCCGGTCCGCCTCGCACAGCGCCGCCACCTCCCGGTCCAGCGCCGCGGTGTCCTCCGCCAGCCGCCCGGCGGCCAGCTCCGCGGCCACCTGCTCCAGCCCGGCCCGCACCGGGTAGCTCTCCTTGAGGTCGTCGGCGGTGAGGTTCCGTACGCGTACGCCCTTGTTCGGGGCCGACTCGATCAGCTGGAGCGACTCCAGCTCGCGCAGGGCTTCGCGTACGGGTGTCTGGCTGACCGCCAGCTCGACCGCGATCCGCCGCTCCACGATCCGCTCGCCGGGCTGCCAGCGCCCGCTGACGATCCCTTCGAGGATGTGCTCGCGGATCTGCTCGCGGAGCGAATGGACGACGGGCGGGGTCATGAGGTGCTCCTTCAGAGCGGGTGGCAGGTGGCGGCCGGATCCCCGGGCCGACGGGCGGTACGGGGCCACCGCGGGAGGGCCATTATCCGTGGAACGAAAACGGGTCGGCCCCGGCTCGTACGAACTTGTACGAACCGGGGCCGACCCTGCACACCTACGGGGTGGCTACCGTGCTCAGAGACCGATCTCGGTCTCGAACTCGCCGGCCTCCAGGATCTGCTTGACCGTCGTCAGGTAACGGGCCGCGTCGGCACCGTCCACCAGGCGGTGGTCGTAGGAGAGCGCCAGGTAGGTCATGTGGCGCACGGCGATGGTCTCGCCCAGCTCCGGGTGGTCCACGACCACCGGGCGCTTGACGGTGGCGCCGATGCCCAGGATGCCGACCTGGTTCGGCGGCACGATGACCGTGTCGAACAGCGCACCGCGCGAGCCGGTGTTGCTGATCGTGAAGGTCGCGCCCGACATGTCGTCCGGGCTGATCTTGTTGGTGCGGACCTTGCCGGCCAGCTCCGCGGTCTTGCGGGCGATGCCGGCGATGTTCAGGTCGCCCGCGCCCTTGATGACCGGGGTCATCAGGCCCTTCTCCGCGTCCACCGCGATACCGATGTTCTCGGTGTCGAAGTAGGTGATCGTGCCCTCGTCCTCGTTGATCCGGGCGTTGACGACCGGGTGGGCCTTCAGCGCCTGGACGGCGGCCTTGACGAAGAACGGCATCGGCGAGAGCTTGACGCCCTCACGCTGCGCGAAGGCGTCCTTGGCCTTGTTGCGCATCCGCATGATCTTGGTGATGTCCACCTCGACCACGGAGGTCAGCTGCGCCTGGCCGTGCAGGGCCTTCATCATGTTGTCGCCGATGACCTTGCGCATCCGCGGCATCTTCACCGTCTGGCCACGCAGCGGCGACGCCTCGATGGCCGGGGCCTTCGACGTGGCGGCCGGGGCGGCGGCAGCCGGAGCGGCCTGCTTGGCGGCCTCGGCGGCGGCGATGACGTCCTGCTTGCGGATGCGGCCACCGACGCCGGTGCCCTTGACCGTGGCCAGGTTGACGCCGTTCTCCTGGGCCAGCTTGCGGACCAGCGGAGTGACGTACGCGGCGTCCGCCTCACCCGCGGCCGGGGCCGGGGTGACGGGGGCGGCGGCCGGAGCCGGCGCCGGGGCCG encodes:
- a CDS encoding GntR family transcriptional regulator, which encodes MTPPVVHSLREQIREHILEGIVSGRWQPGERIVERRIAVELAVSQTPVREALRELESLQLIESAPNKGVRVRNLTADDLKESYPVRAGLEQVAAELAAGRLAEDTAALDREVAALCEADRHGDGEAQVRHTVAFHREIVRAARNAVLLHTWESLGVEVWTTLSIRWFSPEPRSHARDHQEIVDAFRRRDPRIGELLKTHVLSCAPRV
- the sucB gene encoding 2-oxoglutarate dehydrogenase, E2 component, dihydrolipoamide succinyltransferase; this translates as MAVSVTLPALGESVTEGTVTRWLKAEGERVEADEPLLEVSTDKVDTEIPAPAAGVLASIKVAEDETVEVGAELAIIDDGSGAPAAESAPAQAEAPAEAPAQPEPAAAPAQEAPRQEAPAAPAGGAQGSGASTGSTGASGTDVLLPALGESVTEGTVTRWLKEVGEEVAEDEPLLEVSTDKVDTEIPAPAAGTLLEILVGEDETAEVGAKLAVIGQKGAAPAQAEAPAAPAPAPAQEAPKQEAPKQEAPAPAPQAPSAPAPQQVTTPAPDPAPAAPAPAPAPAAAPVTPAPAAGEADAAYVTPLVRKLAQENGVNLATVKGTGVGGRIRKQDVIAAAEAAKQAAPAAAAPAATSKAPAIEASPLRGQTVKMPRMRKVIGDNMMKALHGQAQLTSVVEVDITKIMRMRNKAKDAFAQREGVKLSPMPFFVKAAVQALKAHPVVNARINEDEGTITYFDTENIGIAVDAEKGLMTPVIKGAGDLNIAGIARKTAELAGKVRTNKISPDDMSGATFTISNTGSRGALFDTVIVPPNQVGILGIGATVKRPVVVDHPELGETIAVRHMTYLALSYDHRLVDGADAARYLTTVKQILEAGEFETEIGL